The DNA segment ctgcttgagcagggggctggtctagaacagtggtcaccaattggtggtccgtgagaaaatgttggtggtccatggtgcacctgggtggaggagctgctccaggatgagcaatggccagtcctgtgactagagctctggaatatgggactggccaggcagctcatggtggggctggaaatctcAGCCGTAGAGGGAGGTttgtgcaacttgcaactttgcagtgccagccggaatgaggtaatggtgcaaaggGGGGGTGGATGGCGGTGCAGATGGGCCAAAGCAATGGGTGGCAGGAACCCCGGACTGTTTCTTCCCCCTCCTGTAGCTTCCTGTCaactgaacccaccactggctgtccccaccccttgccctcccttcccagtcactcctcgcctggcaagggaaggggagggggggatggagaTTTGCTCCATATTTCAGAGTGGGAGTAAAGCttcgtctcttgctggatcttgCCGGTCCTTGTTGGTGCTCTGTGCACCTCGGTATctcagggagatgcttgacttcctctcagccccaagacactggctggcccctgagatgagagagagaaagagaatgagggggggggagagagagagggaatatgagagagaatgagtggggaaaggggagagagagagaatgagagaaagagacagaatgaaagaatgagagaatgagagagagagagagaatgagaaagagtgggagagaggggggagagagaaagagagagaatgagagaagagtggggagagagaatgagagaaagcgaggggagaaagagaatgagagagagagaatgagaagagtgggagggggagagagagaaagagagaatgagagaatgaaagagagagacagagagaaaatgagagagagagacagaatgagagagagagacagaatgaaagagaaagagaaaaagagaatgaaagagagagaggcagagagagaatcagaatgagagaggcagagaatgagagaaagaaacagaatgagagagagagagaatgagagagagagagagagagaaagagacagagagggaatcagagagagaatgagtgggagaaagagagagagagaaagagaagagagagagagaaagagaggagggagagtgcctgaaggaccccatcccatcactgggagtccaggcacttcagcaagcaatgcactggattcgtattagtggtccgcaggatttaaaattatgaacttggtggtccctgaggtccaaaaggttggggacccctggtctagaagacctccacggtccgtTCCAATCCTAttactgtaggagatgaccaggccaagccggagggagggagggagagagagagggatcaaAGACGTCATTAGTTTAGAGTCCCTTtgtacccacaagagatctaagtccagccctccttgaattctgttgactattATCTACTACCAATTTGCCTTGGCTGCTAGTAGTCTGGATTCTTGTTTAGAGGCAGGATGAAATAAACTTCTATTCATTTTGGACCTAACTTTCCTGGGAAGTCctcggtgctttctgagcttgtttatgcttgcagacattttcccaaagatgtttttccaaaaggcaactggactttgtttatttcttcttctttgaaaacatttcgtttctcatgcaagaactaaagaagcttcttggatgagaagcaaaatgtttttaaaaagaaaatgaaaagtccagttgccttttgaaaagtacctttgagacgagagaaaaaaagcaaataaaactgaCAAATAAATTTCAGAAGTTTTCTCTTTGAGACCTTACCGAACATACTTTCACCATCCACTCATTTCCCTTCTGATACACTTCCAGGACTATCCCTCGTGTGAAGGCATCATCTAAATAAAAGCCGACGGGGTCGCCCATTTTCACCGGCAGGATTCCATCAGCCTTCGGCTTTTTCTCCTCCACCTGGTTGGTCTCTGACGCTGGCAGAAACTGTAGCTTGTTGAACGGCAGGAAAAGGCCGCACTTGGGTTTACACTTGAAGTATTCTGCCCCATGGTAGCTGCCAGCACAGTGGCCTTTGCCTTCACCATCACCCTGGAGAAGTAGCAGACATAGGTCATGATTGAGGGGCCTTAGCCCAGGGgtgcccaaccttggcagctttaagatttgtggacttcaactaccagaattcttcAGCATATCTACAAATCTGCATAACTGGTTCAGGTTACATCAAGTCAAAACTCTTTCCCCAAGAAATAGTATCTCTTAGATTTGGGGCGGAGGTTGAATTTTTCTGGGTGTGTTGCACTAATTTGGTatttcactaaacaaattgtcctaagtcaaggactatctctattttaaatttcattcctTCCAAagcgaaaaaaaaatattctattcatgcTTAAATTAAAAACTCACCATATAACCCGGTGATCAGAAAACAGGTCTGCATACAACAGGTATAAACTGACTacctgtagtcctcgacttacaaccacaattgagcccaacatttcatttgttgtgagttttgccccatgttatgacaTTACTTGCtacagctgttcagtgaatcactgcagttgttaaatcagttgttaagtgaatctggcttccccattgactttgcacatcaaaaggtcacaaaaggggatcacgtgaccgtgggacactgcaaccatcataagtatgagtcagttgccaagcaggtgaattttgatcacatgaccatggggatgctgcaaaggtcctaactgtgaaaaatggtcctatgtcacatttttcagtgctgcgctgtaactttgaagggtcactaaatgaactgccataagttgagcactacctgtactcTGTCAGTCTGGCACAAAAATAAGAGCCTTTTTTAAATATCCGCCTTACCTGCAATTCCACACCAAAGTAAATTGGATAGACCCCTGACGGTAAAGAGCTCTTGTTAAGTTTCCCAATATAGCGGATGATAGCAGGGAAAAATTGATCATCCAGATCGACCAAGACCTGCTGACCTAGTTCAGCCATCATGGCAGCATCTAGAACCTGCCTGTCTAGAAAACAGTTCAAGCGTTCCTGAGCGTTGCAAATGGCCAGAAGGAAGTCGGCCATCTTCTCATTCACCGGCTGCAGGCTTTCCACGTCCAAAGTAGCCATGGAACCATCTTGTTCCATGATAAACCGCCACATGCGAGTAGACGTTCTGCTAATGTGCTGCAGGTATATCTGTTCTTTCAGATAACACATACTCCCTGCGTGGAAAAGCTTGCTGCCATAATGGTAGTTTTCCGTCAAGATATAATACATGTTTCTGTCCAATTGTGAAGACTGGTAAGAATAGTGTGAGACGGGGGTGTCCATTTTCAAATTCTTCCGTCctaaaataaacaaatgtgtGATCAGTCTCTgaccaaatttatttttttcagatacaAAAATAGCCTCATCCAAATAtgcactgaaactgaaactgctaaaGAAGATAAGCCAGCATGTGCACCCTTGATCTCCAAGGATCAGTTATTTAGTTAGAGCGAGGATGATGAATATTGTTTGAAAGCCATCCGAAGTACTTTCACAAGACAATGGTGATAAAGAAATCTTCTAGGACCTGTTTTGATGGCATGGTAGAGATGTCCCAAAAAGTTTACAAGTCAACTAGATTTGCTATGCAATACAGTTATGCCTGGAACAACAGTAGAAGGAGCGTAGTGGCATTCTGAACAGCAGAGATATCAACATCCAAGCGATTGTGATGACATGCAGACAACAACACataagtatacaggtagtccttgatgtacgacagttcatctagtgaccaaagttactgttgtaactttggttatgtgaccatttttcacaattaaaaCTGTTgctgtatccccatggtcatgtgattaaaactctgatgcttggcaaccgtcAGATTTATGATAGGTGCGGCCTCCAGGAGTCTTGTGATCACctagtcgtgtgtgtgtgtgtgtgtgtgtgtgtgtgtgtgtgtgtgtgtgagagagagagagagagagagagagagagagagagggagaatggcGGGTGGcagaatgggagggagagagagagaggaggacaggggagagagggaggaagagagagggaaggagagagagggagggagggggaaaatgggagagaggaaggggagggggaaaatgggagagagggaggagagtgggagggagtgaaggagggaggggagaatgagagggacagaggaaggagggagagaggaaggagggagaatgagaggaagaggggaagaacgggagacagagggagggaggagagagggaaggagggagggagaggttagaatgagaggagagaggaaggaggagagaggaagggaggggagaatgagaggagagagggaaggagacagagacagagggagggaggagagaggaaggaggaggttagaacaagagggaggaagggagaatgagaggagagggaggaatggGAGAATgacaggagaaagggaagaatgaGAGGGAGCGAGGGGAGaatgggaggagagaagaggagaatgggagagagggaggagagagggaaggaggagaggttagaacaagagggaggaagggagaatgagagaggggcAGAATGGGAGGAGATAGAGAGGataggggagagaggagagagagtgaaggagagaggagaatgggaggagagagagacagagggaggagaggggaaaatgggagagggaggagagtgggagggagtgaaggaggaggggagaatgagaggagagaggaagaggggaagaacgggagacagagggaggagagaggagagagacagaggaaaggagggggagagaggaagggagggggagaatgagaggaagagggggaagaacgggagacagagggagggagggagagagagggaaggagggaggggttagaacaagagggagggaagggaagaatgagagggagagagggagggaatgggaGAATGAcagggagaaaggggaagaatgAGAGGGAGCGAGGGggagaatgggagggagagaagaggagaatgggagagagggagggagggagagagggaaggagggagaggttagaacaagagggaggaagggagaatgagagaggggcAGAATGGGAGGAGATAGAGAGGataggggagagaggagagagagtgaaggagagagggagaatgggaggagagagagacagagggaggagaggggaaaatgggagagggaggagagtgggagggagtgaaggaggagggggagaatgagaggagagaggaagaggggaagaacgggagacagagggaggggagaatgagagggacagaggaaggagggagaatgagaggaagaggggaagaacgggagacagagggagggaggagagagagggaaggagggagggagaggttagaacaagagggaggaagggaagaatgagagggagagggaggaagggaagaatgagaggagagagggaaggaggaggaggggagagagggagaatgggagagaggaggagagtgggagggagagagggagggagagagggaaggaggggagagaggaggagaggttagaacaagagggaggaagggagaatgagagaggggcAGAATGGGAGGAGATAGAGAggataggggagagagagagagagtgaaggagagagagggagaatgggagggagagagagacagagggaggaggggaaaatgggagagagtgggagggggagagaaggagggaggaggagaatgagaggaagaggcgggagaacgggagacagagagggagggagagagagagggaaggagggagaggttagaacaagagggagggaaggggagaatgagagggagggagagagaggagagggaaaaaggggttagaatgagagggagggggagagggagagagagagattttctcttctggatgagaagcgaaatgccttgaaaaagcacctttgggacttaggAAAAGAGATTTGTTACTGAGATGTGTATTTCAGACCAGCAGTCACAAGCCTTGGTATTTCCCAAGACGATCTGAAAGTGAAAGTTGAACTTTCAAGAAGCAGGACAGGAAGACTATCCTGAGTATCAAACTTTGGGATTGAGGTGTTGAAGAAGACTCCTGAGGAGaccatggatagccaagaaaacaaaccatcaCCAACGGAAGAGGGTATccaagctcagggttgaactgtggggtccttggtgctctctgtgctctgttgttttctttcagctctttcattaccgaactaggtatcatcatcagaGCTTAGGGACAAATCATTCGGAAGGAAAATCTACTTAACGCCATTGATAAGACTAACTTTTCAGGCATacgggtggtcctcgacttagtgactgttcgaagtcacacaatggcactgaagaaagtgacttatgaccatttttcacacttacgaccattgcagcatccccacggtcgtgggatttacattcggatacttgacaaccgattcatatttatggcggtcgcagcatcctgggctcatgtgacccttttttttttggcgacATTCTGACCTGCAAAGTccatgtggggggaggggaagccagattcgcattAACGACCGCGTTCCTAACTTATccaccgcagtgattcgcttaacaacgggggCAGGAAAAAAGCCGTAAAGAGCTCACTGAACTACCGTCTCGCTCGGCCACATGAACCCGGGGCtccatggtggtcgtaagtcggggaccCGAAGGCCGTGTCTTGAAGGGAAACCGAAAGGCCGGGTTAGCGACGGATCGTGAGGGAGAAAATCTACCTCGGAGGCCGCCGGGAGTCAAAGGAGGCAGGTAAAGCAGGTAAGGCAGGTAACCGACGCCGGGAGAGGAAAGAATCCACACCGGTCTCGGTCCCCTCAGCCGCCCCCGGGCCTTCCCCACAGCCTTTCGTCGCCCGGTCTCGGCCTTCTCCCAGCGGCGGAAAGGAACCGGTGGGACAACGGCAGCTCCGGGACCGACCCTTCCGCGGGACTGGGGACTCCTGGGCTCTCCTCGGGGATGGGGACGGAGCCTCGCCACCGGTCGCCCGCCCGTCCGAAAGAGAAGAATCTTCTGAGGGAAGATCTGAGGAAACGACGCTCCCCTCAGTCGGCCGGGCGACGGGCGTGACGTCAGCCGCCCAAACGGCCAATCGGTAACCGTAACGACAAAGGTGAGCGCGCCCCCCAGGGGCTCCCCCAATCAGCGACGggatggaagggaggaggggagaagtgggcaagACTGAGCGTTCTCTTTTACCGCCCCCTCCCTTTGATGGACGCCAAGGCTCGCCCAATCAACGACGGGATGGAAGAGAGGACGGGAGAAGAGGGCACACGGAGAGCACTCtgttccctccccttctctttgaTAGACGCCTACGTTTGGCCAATTGGAAGCTCcagaggggcggggcggggcgaggGAAATCCCCACGTGGCTCCACCCAGGGATTTTCCCCGCgtctggagggagggggagacgtCATGGGGAGACTCCCCCCTCCGCTTCATGCGGCTGACTCCGAAGCCCATTATCCGCAGCGGCGGTGGCGGATGGGCACTGTAGTCCGAGGGTTCTGGAGGACGAGTGTGGCGAAGAGATCCCTACAGCACCATGAATCCCAAGCAGCCTCCAGACCTTTCTGCCTTCGCTCCGAATCCCTCTTTGGCAGAAGCCAGGCAGAAGTTCAACCGGACTGGTGGGGAGGCCGACCCAACCGCGGTGGCTTCTGTCGGAGGAGTTTTTCTTTTTAGTCCTTGCCAGCTTATCCCCACGACCCTGGGATTTCCTCGTGGTCTCCGTTCCCAAGGCTGATCAAACCCCACTGGGCTCACCTGGAGGTGCCCTTTCCTCTGGCTCTTCTAATGACTAAAGGTGTCTTCGAGGGCAGCTCGTGTCCCTCAAGTTTCACGGACACCCCTGGATTTCTCGGGGCAAAACTCCCCAAGCATCGTTTTGTTCGGGACACTTTTGAGTACCCGCCCCAATATAACCTACCGCCCGGaggtttcctggtggtctcccatccagggACTATCCAGATTTCCTTGGTGAACTGAGGCGGCCACCCTGAAGCTGCCGGGTTCCGGAGCCCTTTTGAGAGGCAGCTCCTCGCCAGTCCAGCGAGACCGAGGGGTTCCTGCGCCCCCAGGCAGTCCGTCTGCCGCACCCATCTCTGCTGGGAGGAGGGGTTGCGTGTTTCATTTCCGACGTTGCGGAGGGCTCCAGGTCGACCACCGCCTCTTGCGATTCATCGGACGGACCTGGCCGAAAACTTCCGATGGCCGAACGCCGAAGATGCTCCGCTTTCGCTCCTCCGCCGACCTCCCCTCCATCACCCAACTCTCCCAcgctccccctccccatcccggTCCTTAGCAGCTCCCCTCTGCTTCCTAAGGGACCCCCGCAGGCAgcctcctctccctcccacccacccctattAATTCAGACCCGAGCAAAGCGATATTGAAGGAAAACAGCTTTATTTCCCAGGAAATGAGTACAACCCGTGTCGTGTGAATGCAACAAACCGAGTCTGTTCCCCCACCCTTGCTGCTACGTACAGAACGACCCCCGCCCCATCCTCGCTGCTGCGTGACACCCGGGGAAAACGCCCTCCGAAGCCGCTAAACGGAACTCTGGGAAGGAACCGCTGATCCCTGCTCGTCCGCCCCGTCCGGCTTCTCGCTTCCCGAGGCAGCCTCGGCCCCTCCGTCGGTCTCGCCGACCTCGCTCGGGTTCCTTTCCACGGTGACCGGGATGGTGCGTTCCAGGCGCGGGGCCTGGACGCGGAGATGCCCGTCGGGGTTGAGGGCGCAGGTGAGGGCTTCCAGGTCGGCGTCGGCGGGCAGCAGCAGCTCCTTGCGCACCTGGCGGGACTCCCGGCACACGCAGCCGTCCTCGGCCGCCGTCTCCTTCTCCTGCTTCCCCAGGACCGTCAGCTTCCTCCCTTCCAGCCTGACCGTGAGTTCCTCCGCCGAGAAGCCCTCCACGTCGAGGGCCAGCTGGTGCCAGCGTTGCCCGCGGGGGAAAAGGGGCTGCGTCCGCTCCTTCGAGCCGGGGCCGGGCTCTTCCAGGGCCAGCAGCGGGGAAGGGTCCAGCAGCACCAGGCGCAGCCGGTCTGTCTCGTTTAAATGGCCCATCAGCTGGCTGAAGAGGCTCGGGGCGCCGCTGACGGCCCACCGTCGGGCCTCCCAGTCGGGCTGCCGGCCGAAGTTCCACAGCTGCGGCTCCTGCAGGACGCGGAGTGGCTGCCTCCGCCCGTAGCCTTGGCTCGCCATCGCTCCTCCGCTCGGCACACGACCGCCACCGCTGACTGTGCAGCCCCGACGGCGGGCGGGCTTTTATCCGGGAagcctccctccccacccacccccggtagTTTACGCCCTTCATCCAGCTCCGGGGCTTGGAAAAGGTCGGTGGCGTCTTTTGCAAACAGCCCTAGCAGAAGCCGGACTCCCTGGTAGTTTCGACAGCTGGTGCTCCGACTGTCCTTctttggatttcagctcccagaattgcccagccaacCATGGCTGGACAGGATGCAAATCCTCCAGGACCCCTGCAatttgtataggttctcctgcttgagcagggggctggactagaggacctccaaggtcccttccagctattctattctgttctgttctaatttgTATTATATCGTATTGTACTCTAATTTGGGTGGGGGTCCCAGGACTCTTGCTAGAGGAGCAGATGGCAGCCATGGGTTGGGGGCCCTTTCCTGAACTGGCAGGCTTTGCAGTCCCTCATGCCTTGGTTACCTCCTGTCCAGATTACTGCACTGCgcactacatggggctgcccttgaagaccacctaGAAGCTACAACCGGTCCAGAATGTGGCCATGTGTGCAGTGATGGGAGTTTGCCCGTTACACCTCTGTTGTGTGAGC comes from the Ahaetulla prasina isolate Xishuangbanna chromosome 3, ASM2864084v1, whole genome shotgun sequence genome and includes:
- the LOC131196241 gene encoding heat shock protein 30C-like, with the translated sequence MASQGYGRRQPLRVLQEPQLWNFGRQPDWEARRWAVSGAPSLFSQLMGHLNETDRLRLVLLDPSPLLALEEPGPGSKERTQPLFPRGQRWHQLALDVEGFSAEELTVRLEGRKLTVLGKQEKETAAEDGCVCRESRQVRKELLLPADADLEALTCALNPDGHLRVQAPRLERTIPVTVERNPSEVGETDGGAEAASGSEKPDGADEQGSAVPSQSSV